The following coding sequences lie in one Candidatus Eremiobacterota bacterium genomic window:
- a CDS encoding transposase family protein, whose translation MDKDDATIAEPLQQRAQERPRWGWRRLLIMTQRAGVNGREFRFRRAETLSLRANERWSIDFIHDRLARGRNIRAIAVVDDFTRKCLVLELEFSFLSHDLIRSFEDIPFNRGLPGTIRFDNSSEFSSHAMLRWGAERSVQLPLHRPRQANSKCSDRITERKGPG comes from the coding sequence GTGGATAAGGACGATGCGACGATCGCAGAACCGCTGCAGCAACGCGCGCAAGAGCGCCCACGCTGGGGTTGGCGTCGACTGCTCATCATGACTCAGCGCGCTGGCGTCAATGGCCGAGAATTCCGATTCCGGCGCGCGGAAACGTTGTCCCTCCGGGCCAATGAGCGCTGGTCTATTGACTTCATCCACGATCGGCTCGCGCGCGGCCGCAACATCAGAGCGATTGCCGTGGTCGACGATTTTACGCGAAAGTGCCTGGTATTGGAACTCGAGTTCTCGTTCTTAAGCCACGATCTCATCCGCAGCTTCGAGGATATTCCCTTTAATCGAGGCCTTCCGGGCACCATTCGTTTCGACAACAGCTCGGAGTTCAGCAGCCATGCGATGCTGCGATGGGGTGCCGAACGATCTGTCCAGCTGCCACTTCATCGACCCCGGCAAGCCAACTCAAAATGCTCAGATCGAATCACTGAACGGAAAGGTCCGGGATGA
- a CDS encoding transposase → MPNDLSSCHFIDPGKPTQNAQIESLNGKVRDELFNAHSFTTIFEARRRAAEWRQDYDEVRPHFALGYRPPREFVDEFKTKQLSPLSAARKMPPQVRRSHRKGYKVNS, encoded by the coding sequence GTGCCGAACGATCTGTCCAGCTGCCACTTCATCGACCCCGGCAAGCCAACTCAAAATGCTCAGATCGAATCACTGAACGGAAAGGTCCGGGATGAACTGTTTAACGCGCACAGCTTCACGACGATCTTTGAAGCTCGACGCAGAGCCGCCGAATGGCGGCAAGACTACGATGAAGTTCGGCCGCACTTCGCGCTCGGGTATCGACCGCCGAGGGAGTTTGTCGACGAGTTCAAAACTAAACAACTCTCACCGTTATCAGCTGCGCGTAAGATGCCACCTCAGGTCAGAAGATCACATCGGAAAGGCTACAAGGTCAATAGTTGA
- a CDS encoding GMC family oxidoreductase, producing MQQRFDYIVVGAGTTGCLIAGCLSRSGKSVLIIETGNFPKHLEAEVLSDWLSLLGTDVDYAYRAESIDRSSPIIWNRGRVVGGSGVINGMLHLRGLDADYDSWEQALRDTFWKPQLVHATFDNLEYRGPPSAPPFMVCVQPQDPLSTWSDRFYDACRNYGFESGSADPRISFGVCHYSIASCSLRRSSTFTSHLLPVLPRVHLLTNTTVGRILFSRSGNRTEAIGACTVDGDSFHADSDVIICCGAVETPLLLLRSGIGPSRTLTSLGVPCIVQNENVGRNLADHPRLRLRFPCTRTYSVSAGSTGTEVGLFLNVSHERQDGTPEIQCFVKPPTAERDFSECVISVALTHPLSLGYVDTDSLDMMKPKIYPGYFSHPQDIAKLKAGARRIQDLLAHHAERLELRSDWWDWLPEPPMLESFIRSNAQTTWHHSCTARMARSDDVGVVDSEHRVFGTANLRIGDTSAFPDIPTANTNAPAIIFAQHLANQLLKQH from the coding sequence ATGCAGCAGCGATTCGACTACATAGTTGTGGGAGCTGGAACAACTGGCTGCCTTATCGCCGGCTGTCTATCACGCAGCGGCAAGAGCGTTCTTATCATTGAAACCGGCAACTTTCCAAAACACCTTGAAGCTGAAGTCTTGTCTGACTGGCTTTCACTCCTCGGGACAGATGTGGACTATGCGTACAGAGCAGAGTCTATTGACCGGTCGTCGCCTATAATCTGGAACCGGGGCCGCGTCGTCGGCGGATCTGGCGTTATCAATGGCATGCTTCATCTTCGAGGATTGGATGCAGATTACGATTCTTGGGAACAAGCGTTACGCGATACTTTTTGGAAACCGCAACTCGTACATGCGACGTTCGACAACCTCGAATACCGAGGCCCGCCGTCAGCACCACCATTTATGGTCTGCGTGCAACCCCAAGATCCGCTGTCGACGTGGTCTGACCGCTTTTACGATGCGTGCCGCAACTATGGCTTTGAAAGTGGCTCCGCGGATCCCCGCATTAGCTTCGGCGTCTGTCATTATAGCATTGCTTCCTGTTCTCTCCGACGCTCGAGCACATTTACGTCTCATTTACTGCCGGTACTCCCAAGAGTGCATCTCTTAACCAACACTACAGTAGGGAGAATACTGTTCAGCAGAAGTGGCAATCGCACCGAGGCAATTGGGGCTTGCACGGTAGATGGAGACAGTTTCCACGCAGACAGCGACGTCATTATTTGCTGTGGAGCGGTTGAAACACCGCTTCTACTGCTTCGCTCGGGAATCGGTCCATCCCGGACGTTGACTAGCCTCGGTGTTCCCTGTATCGTTCAAAATGAAAACGTTGGACGAAACCTAGCGGATCACCCGAGGCTAAGGCTGCGATTTCCGTGTACAAGAACGTATTCGGTATCCGCCGGCTCGACCGGGACCGAAGTAGGTCTCTTCCTCAACGTCTCGCACGAAAGGCAGGATGGGACACCGGAGATCCAGTGCTTCGTTAAACCCCCAACGGCCGAACGAGACTTTTCCGAGTGCGTGATAAGCGTCGCACTGACGCATCCACTGAGCTTAGGATATGTCGACACCGACTCTCTGGATATGATGAAGCCAAAGATCTATCCCGGTTATTTCTCTCATCCGCAGGACATCGCGAAACTGAAAGCGGGTGCTAGGCGCATCCAGGATTTACTTGCCCACCACGCCGAGCGACTTGAATTACGGTCTGATTGGTGGGACTGGCTACCAGAACCGCCAATGCTTGAATCTTTCATTCGGTCGAACGCTCAAACAACCTGGCACCACTCGTGCACTGCGCGTATGGCACGTTCCGACGACGTCGGAGTCGTCGATTCCGAGCATCGTGTTTTCGGTACAGCCAACCTCCGAATCGGCGATACGTCGGCCTTTCCCGATATTCCGACAGCGAATACGAACGCTCCAGCGATAATCTTCGCTCAGCATTTAGCTAATCAACTATTAAAGCAACACTAA
- a CDS encoding tyrosine-type recombinase/integrase, whose translation MDVDDVKVLLRRLKEREVGTATRKQAPATLNAALNALYRERKIVINPCSLVPAPRYEPKEKVVLDRFQAKRLICAAHGQTRVLVLLTATLGMREGELFGLVWDSVDFKRRTVTVARQLCEDASGQLRLGPLKTKAARRRLELPELTLQILEAWRPEQRNSGYDSPLVFTDTKGNVLRKPTLSAALSSRYCAAPSCRTWIFTHYGIHPTHF comes from the coding sequence TTGGACGTTGACGATGTCAAAGTGCTGCTGCGAAGGCTGAAGGAGCGTGAAGTTGGTACGGCTACACGTAAGCAGGCCCCTGCAACGCTCAACGCTGCGCTGAACGCGCTGTATCGCGAGCGGAAGATCGTCATCAATCCATGCTCACTAGTGCCCGCACCTCGTTACGAACCGAAAGAAAAGGTCGTTCTCGATCGCTTCCAGGCTAAGCGTCTGATTTGCGCAGCCCACGGCCAGACTCGCGTGCTCGTTCTCCTCACCGCCACGCTCGGGATGCGCGAGGGGGAGCTGTTTGGCCTCGTTTGGGATTCCGTCGATTTCAAACGACGCACGGTGACGGTGGCACGGCAGCTTTGTGAAGATGCGAGCGGTCAGCTGCGCCTCGGGCCGCTGAAGACAAAGGCTGCGCGACGCAGGCTAGAGCTTCCCGAGCTCACACTTCAGATCTTGGAGGCTTGGCGGCCCGAACAAAGGAATTCGGGTTACGACAGCCCGTTGGTTTTTACGGACACGAAAGGCAACGTGCTGCGCAAACCAACTTTATCCGCCGCACTTTCAAGCCGTTACTGTGCCGCGCCGAGCTGCCGGACGTGGATTTTCACTCACTACGGCATTCATCCAACTCATTTCTGA